Below is a genomic region from Streptomyces sp. RPA4-2.
CCCTTCATGTCGTACGACGAGGACCGCGACCTGCACGCCAAGCGCTTCGCCCGCGAGGACGACACCTCCCTGAACACCTACTTCACCAAGAAGGAGCACATCGCGACGAGCCTGGACGGCCTACCCGGGCTGCCGCTCCCGCTGCCGCCCACTACCGTCTGAGCCATGCGCCTCGGAGCCGTCGCACTCGCGTCCGCGTCCCTTCTCGCCCTCGCCCCGGGCGGCCCGCCGCCCCTGCCCGAGCAGCTCGCGGACACCGGCGGCGGCAGCCAGCTGATCACGGCACAGGCGCCGCGCGCCGACGCGACGTCGGGCACGCTCACCTGGTGGGACCGGCGCGACGGACACTGGGTGAAGACCGGGTCGGCGGTGGCTCGCTTCGGGGCCAAGGGGCTGGTCGAGGGCGGCTCACGCAGACAGAGCACGAACACGACACCCACGGGGCTGTACGGCCTCCCGTACGCGTTCGGCATCCGGAAGGCGCCGGACGGCACCCGGGCCCCCTACCGCCGGGTGCGCCAGGAGTCCTGGTGGTGCGAGGACAACGACTCCCGCTCCTACAACCGCTGGACCGAGCCCCGCCCCGCCGACTGCCGCGCCACCGAGTCCGAGCACCTGATCACGTACGACCCGCAGTACGCGTACGCCCTCGTCGTCGGCTTCAACTACGACAAGCCGGTACGGGGTCGCGGCGCCGGCATCTTCCTGCACGTCGACGGGCGCGGGGCGACCGCCGGCTGTGTGTCCGTGCCGGTGGAGGCCATGCGGCGGATCCTCGCCTGGGTCGATCCCGCGCGAGCGCCGCACATCGCGATCGGAACGACGGGAGGCGGCACCGCCCTGACCCGGTACTGAGTTGCCGGGGCGTCGAAGCGGATCTGCGGCTCGATGTCCGGCGCTCGGTGCCCGGCGCCACCAAGCGTGTGCCCACTCGCGTTGGCCCACACACGTGGGCCCACACACGTTCGCCGATTCGCAGTGCGCCGAATGCCCGGATCGGGCCCGTCCGCGCGGGCACCTGCCCGGCCGGCGGCCACCGGCACTCACGGAATCGGAACAGGACTCCGCAGCCACTGAACGCACAGCCGTCGGCGACCGTATCTCTGGGCCAGGGGACCCCTCCCCTCACCCCGTCCCCAACGGACGCCCACGGAGGAACCGTTGTCCACGATCGCCGGTGGCCGCGCCGCGCGGCGCCAGACGCTGCGCCGAATCCGCCCACGACGCTCCCCCGCCGTCCCCCTGCTGCTCGCCGTCTGGGCGGGCGCGGCCGGGGTCATCTGGCTGTGGTGGAGCAACACCCCGTCCATCGCGGACGACAACAGCAAGATCCTCAACGCGGGCCGCATCACGGGGCTGCTCGCCGGGTACCTGATGGCACTGGTGGTGCTGCAGATGGCCCGGGTGCCCGCCCTGGAGCGCCGGGTGGGCTCGGACCGCGTCGCGCGCTGGCACGCGATGAGCGGCCGGTACACGATCTGTCTGGTCCTCGCCCACCTCGTCCTGATCATGTGGGGCTACGCGCTGCAGGCGGGCAAGAGCTTCGGCGACATCGTCCAGCAGACCATCGACTCGATCGACCAGCTGCCCGACATGGGCAAGGCGGCGATCGGCACCGGTCTGCTGTTCCTCATCGGTCTGCTCTCCATCGGCCCGGTGCGCCGCAGGATGGGGTACGACACCTGGTACCACATCCACCTGCTCACCTACGCCGCCGTCTTCCTGACGTTCTGGCACCAGCTGTCCACGGGCAACGAGTTCGCCGTCGAGCCGACCGCGAAGACCGTCTGGTACGGGCTGTACGGGTCGGTCACGGCGCTGGTGCTCTGGTACCGGATCGTGGCCCCGATCCGGCTGAACCTGAAGCACCGGATGCGGGTCGAGGCGGTTGTCGAGGAGACGCCCGGCATCGTCTCGGTGCTGATCAGCGGCCGGAAACTGCACCGCATGGGTGCCGAGGCCGGGCAGTTCTTCCGCTGGCGCTTCCTGGCACCGGGCATGCGGCTCAGCTCGCACCCGTACTCGCTGTCGGCGGCGCCGCGCCCCACCATGCTGCGCATCACGGTGAAGGCGATCGGCGACCACAGCTCCGCGCTGCGCGACCTGCGGCCCGGCACCCGGGTCTGGGCCGAGGGCCCCTACGGGGCGTTGACGGCGGCCAAGCGCAGCCGCGGCAAGGTCCTGCTGGTGGCCGGCGGTGTGGGCATCACGCCGATGCGGGCCCTGTTCGAGACACTGCCCGGCTCAGCGGGCGATCTGACCCTGCTCTACCGGGCCAACACCACCCAGGACCTCGCCCTGTGGGACGAGCTGGCCTCGATCGCCGAGGAACGCGGGGCCCGGCTGATGTACGCGGTGAACAGTCCCGAGGGCGAGCGCCCGGACATCTCGGCGGAGACCCTGAGCCGGAAACTTCCCGACATCGACCGCCACGACGTCTTCATGTGCGGGCCGCCCGGCTTCGCGCAGCAGGTCTACGAGGCACTGCGCGGCGCGGGGGTTCCCGCCCGCCGCATCCATCACGAGTCGTTCGAGATGTGAGCGACGGGAGTCAGGAGCGATGAAGAAGAGCCACCCCATTCGACGTGCCGTGCTGGCCGGCGCCGCCACCGTGTCCGGGATCGTCCTGCTGCTGTCGCTGAAGCCCGCCTCCGATCCGGCGTCCGCGTCGGCGCAGGGCGCGGCGGCACCGCAGCAGTCGGCGGCGGCGCAGGAGTCGCCCCAGGGCGGCAGCGCGCAGCAGTCGTCCTCGGGTGCCCGGACCGTCACCGGCGACGTCGCCCAGACCCAGTACGGTCCTGTCCAGGTCCGTGTCACCGTCAGCGGCGGCAAGGTCACCAAGTCCGAGGTCGTCCAGATCCCCACCGGTGGCCGCAGTACCGAGGTGAGCAACAGCTCGGTGCCCAGGCTCAACCAGGAGGCCGTCGCCGCGGGCAGCGCCGACATCGACGCCGTGTCCGGTGCCACGTACACGAGCGCCGGGTACAAGAAGTCGCTGCAGTCGGCGCTCGACAAGGCGAAGGCCCAGGGCGGCGGGGCGTCGGGGTCGGCGGGGTCCACCGGTGCCGCGGGCTCGTCGGGCTCGGCGGGCTCGTCCGGTTCCTCCGCGGCGCCCCAGGCTCCCGCCGCGCAGGCCCGCACCGTCACCGGAAGCGTGGCCCAGACCCAGTACGGCGCCGTCCAGGTCCGTGTCACCGTCAGCGGTGGCAAGATCACCAAGGCCGAGGCCGTCCAGGCGCCCAAGGGCGGTCTGAGCGACCAGAAGACCGCGATGGCCGTTCCCAAGCTCAACCAGGAGGCCGTCGCGGCCGGAAGTGCCGACATCGACGCCGTGTCCGGTGCGACCTACACCAGCACGGGATACAAGCAGTCCCTGCAGTCGGCCCTGGACAAGGCCGGTGGCTGACCCCTCCCAGGAGCCGCACGCGCTGCGGCACGCCGAAGAAGTCATGGGTACCGTCTTCTCGTTCGACGTGCGCGGCGGCGAACCCGGTCTCGTCCGGGCTGCCTTGGATGAGGCGGTGGCCGAACTCCACCGGGTGGACGAGGTGTTCAGCACCTATCGCGAGGACAGTCAGCTCTCCCGTCTGGCACGTGGTGAGCTGAGCGTCGAGGAGTGCGATCCGGAGGTCGGCGAGGTGCTGGACCTGTGCGCCGAGGCGGAGCGGCTGAGCGCGGGCTGGTTCAGCACGAGGTACGGGGGACGGCTCGACCCGACCGGCCTGGTGAAGGGCTGGGCGACCGAGCGTGCGGCCCGCCGTATGGCGGCGGCCGGTGCGAGCGGGGTGAGTGTGAACGGGGGCGGTGACGTCCAGTTGTTCGGGGTTCCCGGTTCCCACCGTCCCTGGCGGGTCGGCGTCTCGGATCCGCTGCGTCCCGGTGGGCTCGCGGCCGTGGTCTCCGCCGCCGGTGTGGACGAGCTGGCGGTGGCCACCTCCGGGACCGCCGAGCGCGGCGCCCACATCGTCGACCCGAGCACCGGCCGCTCCGCGGTCACCGACCTGGTCGCCGTGACCGTGGTGGGTCCCCGCCTGACCTGGGTGGACGCCTGGGCGACGGCCGCCTTCGCGATGGGTTCCCGTGAGGCCCTGAGCTGGCTGGAGTCCCTTCCGGACATCGAGGCCCTCCTCATCACGGCGGGCGACGAGGTGCGATGCACCGGTGGTCTCGCCCAGCGCCTGGGATGACCGGAGCGGCCCCGTCAGGGACGCGGGGAACTGCGCGACCAGCCCCGTGCGGCCCGCAGCCGAACGCGGACATACGGAAGGGGAGGGGCACCCCCGGTCGGGGGTGCCCCTCCCCTTCCGTACTCCTCAGTGGTCGTTCTGCGCCAGCCGCAGCAGATGGTCGGCCAGCGCCTGCCCACCCGTCGCGTCCCGGCTGATCAGCATCAGTGTGTCGTCGCCGGCGATCGTCCCGAGGATGTCGTGCAGCTCCGCCTGGTCGATCGCCGAGGCGAGGAACTGCGCGGCCCCCGGAGGGGTGCGCAGGACCACGAGGTTCGCGGACGCCTCCGCGGAGATCAGCAGTTCCGAGGAGAGCCGGCGCATCCGCTCCTCCTTCGCCGACTCCCCCAGGGGCACGCGCGGGGTGCGGAAGCCGCCCTCGCTCGGTACCGCGTAGATGAGGTCGCCGTCGTTGTTGCGGATCTTCACCGCGTTCAGCTCGTCCAGGTCCCGGGAGAGCGTCGCCTGGGTGACGTTCAGCCCGTCGTCGGCGAGGAGCTTCGCCAACTGGCTCTGCGAGCGCACCGGTTGCCGGTTGAGGATGTCCACGATCCGGCGGTGGCGTGCGGTACGGGTCTGCGGCACGGCAGGCCCGGCATGCTCGTGGTCCTGCGCCTGGCTCATCGTCGTCGTCCCATTTCTCAGGATCCATCCCCGTTGACTGCGTCGAGGACGCCGGGAAGGGCTCCGAGCAGGACGTCCACCTCGTCGTCGCTCAGGTTCAGCGGGGGCATCAGCCGTACGACATCGGGGGCGGGCGCGTTCACCAGGAGACCGGCGTCCTGAGCCGCCTGCTGCACCTGGGGCGCGAGCGGCTCGGTGAGCACGATACCCAGGAGCAGGCCGGCGCCCCGGACGTGGTCGACCAGGGGGTGCCCGAGTGACTCGATCCCGTCCCGCAGCCGTGCGCTCGTACGCTTCACGTTCTCGAGGAGCCCCTCGGACGCGATGGTGTCGAGAACGGCGAGTCCGGCGGCGCAGACGACCGGGTTACCGCCGAAGGTCGTCCCGTGCTGGCCGGGTCCCAGCAAGCCGGCGGCCCGGCCGAACGCGACGGTCGCACCCAGGGGCAGTCCGCCGCCGAGGCCCTTGGCGAGCGTGACGATGTCCGGCAGGACGCCCTCGTGTGCCTGGTACTCGAACCAGTGGCCGGTGCGGCCGATTCCGGTCTGCACCTCGTCGAGGACCAGCAGCGAACCGGTGGCGGCGGTGATCGCGCGGGCCGCCTTGAGGTAGCCGGCCGGCGGCACGACCACACCGTTCTCGCCCTGGATCGGCTCGATGACGACGAGCGCCGTGTCGTCGGTGACGGCCGCGGCCAGCGCCTGGGCGTCGCCGTACGGAACGTGGGTGACGTCACCGGGCAGCGGCAGGAAGGGCTCCTGCTTGCCGGGCTGGCCGGTGAGCGCGAGGGCGCCCATGGTCCGGCCGTGGAAACCGCCCCGGGTCGCCACCATGTGGCCGCGGCCGGTCAGCCGGCCGATCTTGAAGGCGCCCTCGTTCGCCTCGGCGCCCGAGTTGCAGAAGTACACCCGGCCGGCGCGGCCGAAGAGCTGGAGCAGCCGTTCGGCGAGCGCGACGGGCGGCTCGGCGACGAAGAGGTTGGAGACATGGCCGAGCGAGGCGACCTGCGTGCTGACGGCCTCGACGATCGCCGGGTGGGCGTGGCCGAGCGCGTTGACCGCGATACCGCCGACGAAGTCGAGGTACTCGTTGCCGTCGGCGTCCCACAGCCGGGTGCCCGCGCCGCGGACCAGGGGCAGCCGCGGGGTGCCGTAGTTGTCCATGAGCGAGCCCTGCCACCGCTCGGTCAGTTCCTGGTTGGCGGTCATACGGCGTCCCCCTCCCGCGCGTCCGGCACGACCATCGTGCCGATCCCCTCGTCGGTGAAGATCTCCAGCAGGATCGAGTGCTGGACCCTGCCGTCGATGACGCGGGCCGTGGTGACGCCGTTGCGCACGGCGTGCAGACAGCCCCGCATCTTCGGCACCATGCCGCTGGCCAGTTCGGGCAGCAGCTTCTCCAGTTCGGAGGCGGTCAGCCGGCTGATCACCTCGTCGCTGTGGGGCCAGTCCTCGTAGAGGCCCTCGACGTCCGTGAGGACCATGAGGGTTTCGGCGCCAAGTGCCGCAGCGAGTGCCGCAGCCGCCGTATCAGCATTGACGTTGTAGACATGTCCGTCGTCCTGGGAGCGGGCGATCGAGGAGACGACCGGGATCCGGCCGTCGACGAGCAGCGCCTCGATGGCACCCGTGTCGATGGCGGTGATCTCGCCGACCCGGCCGATGTCGACCAGTTCGCCGTCGATCTCGGGCAGATGCTTGGTGGCGGTGATGGTGTGCGCGTCCTCGCCGGTCATGCCGACGGCGAGTGGTCCGTGCTGGTTGAGCAGTCCGACGAGCTCGCGCTGGACCTGTCCGGCCAGCACCATCCGTACGACGTCCATGGCGTCCTCGGTGGTCACCCTGAGGCCCGCCTTGAACTCGCTGACGATGCCGTGCCGGTCGAGCTGTGCGCTGATCTGCGGACCGCCGCCGTGCACGACGACGGGCTTGAGCCCGGCGTGGTGCAGGAAGACGACGTCCTGTGCGAAGGCGGCCTTCAGCTCCTC
It encodes:
- a CDS encoding L,D-transpeptidase: MRLGAVALASASLLALAPGGPPPLPEQLADTGGGSQLITAQAPRADATSGTLTWWDRRDGHWVKTGSAVARFGAKGLVEGGSRRQSTNTTPTGLYGLPYAFGIRKAPDGTRAPYRRVRQESWWCEDNDSRSYNRWTEPRPADCRATESEHLITYDPQYAYALVVGFNYDKPVRGRGAGIFLHVDGRGATAGCVSVPVEAMRRILAWVDPARAPHIAIGTTGGGTALTRY
- a CDS encoding ferric reductase-like transmembrane domain-containing protein, with protein sequence MSTIAGGRAARRQTLRRIRPRRSPAVPLLLAVWAGAAGVIWLWWSNTPSIADDNSKILNAGRITGLLAGYLMALVVLQMARVPALERRVGSDRVARWHAMSGRYTICLVLAHLVLIMWGYALQAGKSFGDIVQQTIDSIDQLPDMGKAAIGTGLLFLIGLLSIGPVRRRMGYDTWYHIHLLTYAAVFLTFWHQLSTGNEFAVEPTAKTVWYGLYGSVTALVLWYRIVAPIRLNLKHRMRVEAVVEETPGIVSVLISGRKLHRMGAEAGQFFRWRFLAPGMRLSSHPYSLSAAPRPTMLRITVKAIGDHSSALRDLRPGTRVWAEGPYGALTAAKRSRGKVLLVAGGVGITPMRALFETLPGSAGDLTLLYRANTTQDLALWDELASIAEERGARLMYAVNSPEGERPDISAETLSRKLPDIDRHDVFMCGPPGFAQQVYEALRGAGVPARRIHHESFEM
- a CDS encoding FMN-binding protein, translating into MKKSHPIRRAVLAGAATVSGIVLLLSLKPASDPASASAQGAAAPQQSAAAQESPQGGSAQQSSSGARTVTGDVAQTQYGPVQVRVTVSGGKVTKSEVVQIPTGGRSTEVSNSSVPRLNQEAVAAGSADIDAVSGATYTSAGYKKSLQSALDKAKAQGGGASGSAGSTGAAGSSGSAGSSGSSAAPQAPAAQARTVTGSVAQTQYGAVQVRVTVSGGKITKAEAVQAPKGGLSDQKTAMAVPKLNQEAVAAGSADIDAVSGATYTSTGYKQSLQSALDKAGG
- a CDS encoding FAD:protein FMN transferase, which codes for MGTVFSFDVRGGEPGLVRAALDEAVAELHRVDEVFSTYREDSQLSRLARGELSVEECDPEVGEVLDLCAEAERLSAGWFSTRYGGRLDPTGLVKGWATERAARRMAAAGASGVSVNGGGDVQLFGVPGSHRPWRVGVSDPLRPGGLAAVVSAAGVDELAVATSGTAERGAHIVDPSTGRSAVTDLVAVTVVGPRLTWVDAWATAAFAMGSREALSWLESLPDIEALLITAGDEVRCTGGLAQRLG
- a CDS encoding arginine repressor produces the protein MSQAQDHEHAGPAVPQTRTARHRRIVDILNRQPVRSQSQLAKLLADDGLNVTQATLSRDLDELNAVKIRNNDGDLIYAVPSEGGFRTPRVPLGESAKEERMRRLSSELLISAEASANLVVLRTPPGAAQFLASAIDQAELHDILGTIAGDDTLMLISRDATGGQALADHLLRLAQNDH
- a CDS encoding acetylornithine transaminase; translation: MTANQELTERWQGSLMDNYGTPRLPLVRGAGTRLWDADGNEYLDFVGGIAVNALGHAHPAIVEAVSTQVASLGHVSNLFVAEPPVALAERLLQLFGRAGRVYFCNSGAEANEGAFKIGRLTGRGHMVATRGGFHGRTMGALALTGQPGKQEPFLPLPGDVTHVPYGDAQALAAAVTDDTALVVIEPIQGENGVVVPPAGYLKAARAITAATGSLLVLDEVQTGIGRTGHWFEYQAHEGVLPDIVTLAKGLGGGLPLGATVAFGRAAGLLGPGQHGTTFGGNPVVCAAGLAVLDTIASEGLLENVKRTSARLRDGIESLGHPLVDHVRGAGLLLGIVLTEPLAPQVQQAAQDAGLLVNAPAPDVVRLMPPLNLSDDEVDVLLGALPGVLDAVNGDGS
- the argB gene encoding acetylglutamate kinase; its protein translation is MSHITRKHTALPKAQILIEALPWLTRHRGKTVVIKFGGNAMIDEELKAAFAQDVVFLHHAGLKPVVVHGGGPQISAQLDRHGIVSEFKAGLRVTTEDAMDVVRMVLAGQVQRELVGLLNQHGPLAVGMTGEDAHTITATKHLPEIDGELVDIGRVGEITAIDTGAIEALLVDGRIPVVSSIARSQDDGHVYNVNADTAAAALAAALGAETLMVLTDVEGLYEDWPHSDEVISRLTASELEKLLPELASGMVPKMRGCLHAVRNGVTTARVIDGRVQHSILLEIFTDEGIGTMVVPDAREGDAV